One window from the genome of Plasmodium reichenowi strain SY57 chromosome 8, whole genome shotgun sequence encodes:
- a CDS encoding GTP-binding protein, putative gives MHKKLRLIYKLALYAKRKSHVHYSSKRNITFATFKKEFNHICDSILKPNVIHYNILQIKKKRLYLSFPYHSHREKKNEILINDSAYEDNECIYVKGERSIYINKKETINEKKKLETINKNFNEDNHMDINNDNTNCNSNSNSNSEYFENYIKEKKKNPPFEDICHKIITNNTQINVEQINSITYNNEDNNLYTEMFQGNIENDTSFSNESKITLQCNKIKEKNEALMKFLTEENDNIMIRNEKRFCDFLWVTTKSGKGGNPNYKKQRSKKLKGEGYGGHGGNVILKSKKSIYDLIKIEQKVKANNGEDFKENSRGKDGKDKIIFVPVGTIVRKRISCKIKNENNRKIYKSIFWYQFLNENEELLVARGGKGGISYSHFKKHDYRLPEKSETTLLELELRLLNDVAFIGIENSGKTSLCSSLSKYLGNINSNIFTTTIPHVSNINYVDGVEITLLDTPYLFFNAHKDKNKGKRILRHLYRSKLIVYVIDVSNDKLKNVDDLQIQDYYTQKETNEEGHNQNIINKNINENMNTSNSFHDINNSNIHNINYNVDNNLNNINNKHNDNSHILNINNNNNKKNNISITNIQNDHDENLKDYYNDTIKQIKMLRNELFLYNPEYLNKKELVVATKCDMLHKNSLFNLDSLYYRLRNIFPHIEVIGTSAKFGLGIKLLSRKIRELIYPQHILQNKKLYSKHIEDYVIPTYTHFTQGRMKLQNYELPEYLKHIYDYNYMENFDYFLKKKKKEKKTVDIKQYEELHINDNHKQNCHYLIEDGKK, from the coding sequence atGCATAAAAAGTTAAGGCTCATATATAAACTAGCATTATATGCTAAAAGAAAGTCCCATGTACATTATTCGtcaaaaagaaatataacATTTGCTACTTTTAAAAAGGAGTTTAATCACATATGTGATAGTATTTTAAAACCAAATGttattcattataatattcttcaaataaagaagaaaaggttatatttatcttttcCTTACCATTCACatagagaaaaaaaaaatgagatACTTATTAACGATAGTGCTTATGAAGATAACGAGTGTATTTATGTTAAAGGGGAAAGgagtatatatattaacaagAAAGAGACcataaatgaaaagaaaaaattagaaactataaataaaaattttaatgaGGATAACCATATggatattaataatgataatactaattgtaatagtaatagtaatagtaatagtgaatattttgaaaactatataaaagaaaaaaagaaaaatcCTCCTTTTGAAGATATATgtcataaaataataacaaataatacACAAATAAATGTAGAACAGATTAATAGTATtacttataataatgaagataataatttatatacagAAATGTTTCAAGGGAATATCGAAAATGACACATCATTTAGTAACGAATCAAAGATAACATTACAGTGtaacaaaataaaagaaaaaaatgaagcattaatgaaatttttaacagaagaaaatgataatattatgatacGAAATGAAAAACGCTTTTGTGATTTTTTATGGGTAACCACAAAATCTGGAAAAGGTGGCAATccaaattataaaaaacaaagaaGCAAAAAACTTAAGGGGGAAGGATATGGAGGACATGGAGGaaatgttatattaaagagtaagaaaagtatatatgatttaattaaaatagAACAAAAAGTTAAAGCAAATAATGGTGAAgattttaaagaaaatagTAGAGGAAAAGATGGGAAagataaaattatatttgttcCTGTAGGTACTATTGtaagaaaaagaatttcttgtaaaataaaaaatgaaaataatagaaaaatatataaaagtatattCTGGTATcaatttttaaatgaaaacGAAGAATTATTAGTTGCCAGAGGTGGAAAAGGAGGTATTTCTTATTCtcattttaaaaaacatGATTATAGATTACCAGAAAAAAGTGAAACAACTTTACTCGAATTAGAATTAAGGTTATTAAATGATGTAGCATTTATTGGTATAGAAAATAGTGGGAAAACATCCTTATGTAGTAGCTTAAGTAAATATTTaggaaatataaatagtaatatatttactaCTACTATTCCACATGTAtcaaatattaattatgtAGATGGAGTTGAAATAACCTTATTAGATACTCcctatttattttttaatgcACATAAAGATAAAAACAAAGGAAAACGAATATTACGACATTTATATAGAAGCAAATTGATTGTATATGTTATTGATGTTTCGaatgataaattaaaaaatgtagaCGATTTACAAATACAAGATTATTACACACAAAAGGAAACAAATGAAGAAGGAcataatcaaaatataataaataaaaatataaacgAAAATATGAATACTTCGAACAGTTTTCATGATATTAACAATTCTAAcattcataatataaactataatgttgataataatttaaataacattaataataaacataatgACAATTCACATATTctaaatattaataataataataataaaaaaaataatatatctataactaatatacaaaatgatCATGACGAAAATTTAAAggattattataatgataccattaaacaaattaaaatgttacgcaatgaattatttttatacaatccagaatatttaaataaaaaagaattagTTGTAGCTACTAAATGTGATATGTTACATAAAAATTCTTTATTCAACTTAgattctttatattatcgtttaagaaatatattccCACATATTGAAGTTATAGGAACGTCTGCAAAATTTGGTTTAGGTATCAAATTACTTAGTAGAAAAATTAGAGAACTTATTTATCCTCaacatatattacaaaataaaaaattatattccAAACATATTGAAGATTATGTTATTCCTACCTATACTCATTTTACACAGGGAAGAATGAAATTACAAAATTATGAGTTGCCAGAATATCTCAAGCATATATATGACTACAATTATATGGAAAATTTTGACTATTTCttgaaaaagaagaaaaaagaaaagaaaacGGTTGATATAAAACAGTACGAGGAATTgcatataaatgataatcATAAGCAAAACTGTCATTATTTGATTGAAGATGgcaaaaaatga
- a CDS encoding nucleoside transporter 2: MSNSNSNEHYRIDGITENKIINEDDESLLNMKKEEIILNGKFEEEAKLDLTENKIDIEEKNNNMNEFTNIFPNITLCLMGMSSVLMYNCVLNTTPHIHALLNKNIVVSSTFFLYFSILVIVSLLSSLFIEVKTRTYDLCFILSFILQMIYPFIIKYFYDKTVFFYVLVALIGATCSMMKTMIFSISSIVVNDSKVICLSYGLTGIYSLFITSTFFYFVIKINKDIQKLMLSLFITSAINCIFILVSFLCYTVLKRTSNFKEKFKIYTEERKNNKNSREDSYKYYESITEKKSQNISYPVNINSIIYETKTENTESKYSLTKNDSNSVGIKSSSNNTNNMTSNEIGDHKILQESYSKNKKFNDILLNENKTLSLTHSKKEDNKDDENKNHKNQFFLFNINKKNLIKQAKIKAFLYKKSFIFLFCTFYNIFLKILLFPVVCPEMWTNNVDERYILIGIVQFADCISRVFPSFAGTFPVFKIFLLTQKKVLIYSLLRTILSVIGLIIPLTQDTFINNFLFKCALIFLNIYLNGWFVIMSFINVPEILKPINSMSNVAIVSSFGSTFLRVGLLTGYG, from the coding sequence atgAGCAATTCTAATAGCAACGAGCACTACAGAATCGACGGAATTAcggaaaataaaataattaatgaAGATGATGAGAGTCTCTTGAACatgaaaaaagaagaaataattttgaATGGAAAATTTGAAGAAGAGGCAAAGCTTGATTTAACCGAAAACAAAATTGATATTGAAGAGAAGAATAATAACATGAATGAGtttacaaatatttttccaAATATAACATTATGTTTAATGGGAATGTCATCTGTTTTAATGTATAATTGTGTATTAAATACAACTCCTCATATACATGCATTattaaataagaatatagTAGTATCTTCAACgttttttctatatttttctattttagTTATTGTATCATTGTTAAGTTCCTTATTTATAGAAGTAAAGACTAGAACATATGATTTgtgttttatattatcattcatattacaaatgatatatccatttattataaaatatttttatgataaaaccgtttttttttatgtactAGTAGCGTTAATTGGTGCTACATGCTCTATGATGAAAACCATGATATTTTCCATATCTTCTATTGTTGTAAATGATTCAAAAGTTATTTGTTTATCATATGGTTTGACTGGgatatattctttatttataacatctacatttttttattttgttattaaaataaataaagatatacaAAAGTTGAtgttatcattatttataacatCAGCTATCaattgtatatttatattagtGTCTTTTCTATGTTACACTGTATTAAAAAGAACAAGtaattttaaagaaaaatttaaaatttatacggaagagagaaaaaataataaaaattcaCGTGAAGattcttataaatattatgaaagtataactgaaaaaaaatcacaaaatatatcatatccagtaaatattaatagtataatatatgaaacTAAAACAGAAAATACGGAATCAAAATATTCattaacaaaaaatgaTTCTAACTCAGTTGGTATAAAAagtagtagtaataatacTAATAATATGACTAGTAATGAAATAGGAgatcataaaatattacaagaatcttattcaaaaaataaaaaatttaatgaCATACTTcttaatgaaaataaaacattatCGCTTACTCATAgtaaaaaagaagataaCAAAGATGAcgaaaataaaaatcataaaaatCAATTCTTtctatttaatataaataaaaaaaatttaataaaacaaGCCAAAATTAAAGCattcttatataaaaaatcgttcatatttttattttgtaccttttataatatttttctcaaaatattattattccCAGTTGTTTGTCCAGAAATGTGGACTAATAATGTAGATgaaagatatatattaattgGAATTGTACAATTTGCTGATTGTATAAGTCGTGTTTTTCCATCCTTTGCAGGAACATTTCCagtatttaaaattttcctcttgacacaaaaaaaagtattaatttattcattattaaGAACTATTTTATCTGTAATAGGATTGATAATACCATTAACACAAGatacatttattaataatttcctttttaaatgtgcactcatttttttaaatatatatttaaatggTTGGTTTGTTATCATGTCTTTTATTAATGTTCCAGAAATTCTCAAACCTATTAATTCAATGAGTAATGTTGCAATAGTAAGTAGTTTTGGTTCAACATTCCTTCGAGTTGGCTTGTTAACAGGCTATGGAT